From Saccharomyces kudriavzevii IFO 1802 strain IFO1802 genome assembly, chromosome: 13, a single genomic window includes:
- the BCH1 gene encoding exomer complex subunit (similar to Saccharomyces cerevisiae BCH1 (YMR237W) and BUD7 (YOR299W); ancestral locus Anc_8.772) — MLSQTSIPEVKEDVIGYALHQRRARVGQFQDLGPPDLITLIKSLPSSSSATAVNTSANDNGAGSGINGQDPITIVTELHSHDKLKGQIGTFFYCMGIDTSDPTSITIFAKKITDLFLDTPQIWFGKKKHFHVSKISISSWNAFRKYDVNIIVHIPGTVQTYIISSDGEQSQLPSVAETSSGSNSQDSNVNMIWAETFMSGVVRDIMLMKDNRVDGESQNLVETLILNPLTSGELEDVAANFIKLFPLVYEKGVYLDAPTHILNPSLTNNYLVETLVEIVRLTKSLDACRKMLEKLIETHPEAVIILIRVYFACDLEIDAVDLINEQLNSPSSFLADDSKTSHIQLIFKSELLSIQSEFLLTVKRDYKLAKEVAIEAVNCAPNEFKTWYLLTKIYTKLNDISNALLSLNACPMSQVKEKYVLRRIAPITSDENLHLPLPLDASIEEISSLNPMDVQLEQKSADPNLVNLSASSLKSTFQLAYKLLTEIVQITGWEQLLRYRSKIFVMEDEYQGSTSSIDEANAHGNEMFKMRSKRLCERWLDNLFMLLYEDSKVYTDWQSEQLYFDAQNSKYHKLTVEWELFGLCAKRLGHLPEAAKAFQIGLSQRFSPVCAKNLLEFYINEHKRIRGDSISENLELTSSQILSSINDLDSSIIDLVVKICCWNHRWYIEFSIILIDALSVVVQDMGLTKVHNEIVSRFSDPVAQLVDDNILSFLKNFTNDTFDN, encoded by the coding sequence ATGTTGTCTCAGACTTCTATACCAGAAGTGAAAGAAGATGTGATAGGCTACGCCCTGCACCAGAGGAGGGCCAGAGTGGGCCAATTCCAGGACTTGGGCCCTCCCGATTTGATTACTCTGATTAAATCGCTGCCTTCGTCCTCGAGCGCCACGGCTGTTAACACTTCAGCTAATGATAATGGAGCAGGCTCTGGCATCAATGGTCAGGATCCTATAACGATAGTTACTGAATTGCATTCTCATGATAAATTAAAGGGCCAAATCGGTACGTTTTTCTATTGTATGGGTATTGATACGTCGGACCCAACTTCTATTACaatctttgcaaaaaaGATAACTGATCTTTTCTTAGACACGCCCCAAATCTGGTTtggcaagaaaaaacacTTTCACGTTTCGAAGATTTCTATCAGTTCTTGGAACGCCTTTAGAAAATATGATGTCAATATCATAGTTCACATCCCGGGAACCGTGCAAACCTATATCATAAGCAGCGACGGTGAGCAATCGCAGCTTCCCTCCGTAGCGGAAACTTCATCTGGCTCCAACTCACAGGACTCGAACGTAAATATGATCTGGGCAGAAACTTTTATGAGTGGTGTCGTACGCGACATTATGCTTATGAAGGATAATCGGGTAGACGGAGAGTCCCAAAATTTGGTGGAAACTCTGATTCTTAATCCATTGACCTCCGGTGAATTGGAAGATGTCGCCGCAAATTTTATCAAGCTGTTTCCCTTGGTTTATGAGAAAGGTGTCTATCTAGACGCGCCCACTCATATTTTGAATCCCTCCTTAACCAATAATTATTTGGTCGAAACTTTGGTAGAAATAGTTAGACTAACCAAGAGTTTGGATGCATGTCGTAAAATGCTCGAGAAGCTGATAGAAACCCATCCAGAAGCAGTGATAATCTTGATTCGTGTCTACTTTGCGTGTGATTTAGAAATAGATGCGGTTGACTTGATCAATGAGCAATTGAATTCCCCTTCGTCATTCCTAGCCGatgattcaaaaacaagCCATATCCagttgattttcaaatctgaGCTATTAAGCATTCAAAGCGAATTTTTGCTGACCGTTAAGAGAGACTACAAGCTTGCCAAAGAAGTAGCCATAGAGGCTGTGAATTGTGCACCAAATGAATTTAAAACCTGGTATTTATTGACTAAGATATATACCAAATTGAACGACATATCAAATGCTTTGCTATCATTGAACGCCTGTCCCATGTCCCAGGTTAAGGAAAAATATGTCCTGAGAAGAATTGCCCCCATTACTTCAGACGAAAATCTTCACTTGCCCTTACCACTGGATGCATcgattgaagaaatttcgTCGTTGAACCCCATGGATGTCCAATTGGAGCAAAAATCCGCTGATCCAAACTTAGTCAACCTTTCCGCATCAAGTTTGAAATCTACTTTCCAGTTAGCCTATAAACTACTGACAGAAATTGTTCAGATAACAGGATGGGAACAGCTCTTGAGGTACAGATCAAAGATATTCGTCATGGAAGATGAGTATCAAGGATCTACCTCTTCGATAGATGAAGCAAATGCTCATGGTAACGAAATGTTTAAAATGAGGTCCAAGAGATTATGTGAAAGATGGTTGGACAATCTTTTCATGCTCCTATATGAGGATTCGAAAGTTTATACCGATTGGCAGTCGGAGCAGTTGTATTTTGATGCTCAAAACAGCAAATATCACAAATTGACCGTTGAATGGGAATTATTTGGCCTTTGCGCGAAAAGACTAGGACATCTTCCAGAAGCTGCGAAGGCCTTCCAAATTGGGCTCTCCCAAAGATTCTCTCCAGTATGCGCAAAGAATCTACTGGAATTTTACATCAACGAACATAAACGTATAAGAGGAGATTCGATTTCAGAAAACTTAGAATTAACTTCTTCTCAAATATTGTCAAGTATCAACGACTTGGACAGCTCAATAATCGATCTAGTAGTCAAGATTTGTTGCTGGAATCACCGTTGGTACATTGAGTTCTCAATAATACTAATAGATGCTTTGAGTGTCGTAGTTCAAGACATGGGCCTTACTAAAGTGCATAATGAGATTGTCTCTAGATTTTCCGACCCAGTGGCTCAATTGGTTGACGATAACATTCTAAGttttttaaagaattttACAAATGACACTTTCgataattga